A genomic stretch from Candidatus Acidiferrales bacterium includes:
- a CDS encoding glycine--tRNA ligase gives MTQASKTELTLDKIVSLAKRRGFVFQSSEIYGGLNGCWDYGPLGVEMLNNVKQQWWKNMTYRENIEGIDASILMHPRVWEASGHVENFTDPMVDCKQCKARYRVDVLFDDLSIKKKKEVLRELVPQKFAGQQKDDVIEAEFAEAVSTDQEAAEIAVMLPCPNCGNKGTFTEARKFNLMFKTFVGPVEDSSSVVYLRPETAQGIFVNFQNVLTASRQKLPFGIAQIGKAFRNEINTKNFLFRTREFEQMEMQFFVKPGTDDKWFEYWRAERMQWYIDLGMKKEQLQWHQHPKDKLAHYAKDAYDIEFLFPFGWGEIEGIHNRTNYDLSRHEEYSGKSMKYFDEETKDKYTPFDIETSAGASRSFMAFLVGSYHEEEAPTAEGGTETRVVLKLHPKLAPIKAAVFPLVNREDMPEIARKIEKDLRPQFRVFYDDSGAVGRRYRRQDETGTPFCVTVDSQTLQDQTVTIRDRDSMQQERIASARIAEYLADKLK, from the coding sequence ATGACACAGGCGTCGAAAACTGAGTTGACTCTTGACAAGATAGTATCACTTGCAAAAAGGAGAGGATTTGTTTTTCAATCGAGTGAAATATACGGCGGCCTGAACGGCTGCTGGGATTACGGTCCCCTTGGCGTGGAAATGCTGAACAATGTGAAGCAGCAATGGTGGAAGAACATGACCTACCGTGAAAATATCGAAGGCATTGATGCATCCATCCTTATGCATCCGCGTGTGTGGGAAGCTTCAGGACACGTCGAGAATTTTACCGATCCGATGGTCGATTGCAAACAGTGCAAAGCGAGATATCGTGTCGATGTTCTTTTTGATGACTTGTCGATCAAGAAAAAGAAGGAAGTATTGCGCGAGCTTGTTCCGCAGAAATTTGCAGGGCAACAGAAAGATGACGTAATAGAAGCGGAGTTTGCAGAAGCGGTTTCCACCGACCAGGAGGCAGCTGAAATCGCGGTGATGCTCCCGTGTCCTAATTGCGGAAATAAAGGGACATTCACTGAAGCCCGCAAGTTCAATCTCATGTTTAAAACTTTTGTCGGGCCTGTCGAGGATTCGTCGTCGGTAGTTTACCTGCGTCCTGAAACTGCACAGGGCATCTTCGTGAACTTTCAGAACGTGTTGACCGCATCGCGGCAGAAGCTTCCGTTCGGCATCGCGCAGATCGGGAAAGCATTTCGCAATGAAATAAATACCAAGAATTTTCTTTTTCGGACGCGCGAGTTCGAGCAGATGGAGATGCAGTTTTTCGTCAAGCCGGGAACGGATGATAAGTGGTTCGAATACTGGCGCGCAGAGCGAATGCAATGGTACATTGATCTCGGCATGAAGAAAGAGCAGCTGCAATGGCACCAGCATCCAAAGGACAAGCTGGCACACTATGCTAAGGACGCCTATGACATAGAATTTCTTTTCCCGTTCGGATGGGGCGAGATTGAAGGAATTCATAACAGGACCAATTACGATCTATCGCGGCACGAAGAATATTCCGGAAAGTCTATGAAGTATTTCGATGAAGAGACGAAGGACAAATATACCCCATTTGATATTGAAACATCGGCTGGTGCGAGCAGATCTTTCATGGCATTTCTCGTCGGTTCGTACCATGAGGAGGAGGCACCGACAGCGGAGGGCGGAACAGAGACTCGAGTCGTCCTCAAACTTCATCCGAAACTCGCTCCGATCAAAGCGGCTGTCTTTCCTCTGGTGAATCGCGAGGACATGCCGGAAATTGCGCGGAAGATCGAAAAGGATTTGCGCCCGCAGTTCCGGGTATTTTATGACGACAGCGGCGCAGTTGGTCGGCGATACCGGCGCCAGGATGAGACTGGAACCCCGTTTTGTGTGACGGTGGATTCCCAAACTCTGCAGGACCAGACGGTGACGATTCGAGACAGGGACTCGATGCAGCAGGAACGAATTGCTTCGGCACGGATTGCAGAATATTTGGCAGACAAGCTGAAGTAA
- a CDS encoding DUF2461 family protein, with protein sequence MKSKTRKKISHQKSHAKRKRVGAETDSSQTNGGEFKGFFKETFEFLGELYTHNSVTWFNKHREEYEKYLMNPARAFVTSIGPFIKFINPTFDTEPKFNRTLVRLNRDMRFAKKPYKDFFLIRFGKGKWDSELFLYLDRNGIEIGSFVNNEKKDSRRLFEENISAHVSAFLEICRKFKIGVEFSAYELRSGTEPIAEKFNPKRDHIKFRGIDYLIFGKELGKSDRTIYSKSLLALAMKIYNRLYPLYIFSASGDPAAECEEYSNRVGLLKISST encoded by the coding sequence ATGAAATCAAAGACACGGAAAAAGATTTCGCATCAAAAATCACACGCCAAAAGGAAACGTGTCGGGGCAGAAACGGATTCTTCCCAAACTAATGGAGGCGAATTCAAAGGCTTTTTTAAGGAGACATTTGAATTCCTGGGCGAATTATACACGCATAATTCCGTAACGTGGTTCAACAAACACAGAGAAGAGTACGAAAAATATTTGATGAACCCGGCACGTGCCTTCGTGACTTCAATTGGGCCCTTCATCAAGTTCATCAACCCCACATTTGATACTGAGCCGAAATTCAACAGGACACTTGTCCGCTTAAACAGGGACATGAGATTTGCCAAGAAACCTTATAAAGACTTTTTCTTGATACGGTTCGGGAAAGGGAAATGGGATTCAGAGTTGTTTCTTTATCTTGATAGAAACGGTATTGAGATTGGATCCTTTGTGAACAATGAAAAGAAAGACAGCCGCAGACTCTTTGAGGAGAATATTTCCGCTCACGTTTCCGCTTTTCTCGAGATTTGCAGGAAGTTTAAGATAGGCGTCGAGTTTTCCGCTTACGAGCTGCGAAGCGGTACGGAACCCATTGCGGAAAAATTCAACCCGAAACGCGACCACATAAAATTCAGAGGTATAGATTACCTTATCTTCGGGAAAGAATTAGGAAAGTCAGACCGCACAATTTATTCAAAGAGTCTTCTCGCGCTCGCAATGAAGATATACAACAGGCTATATCCTCTTTACATTTTTTCTGCATCGGGTGATCCTGCAGCGGAATGCGAGGAGTATTCAAATCGTGTGGGTCTTTTGAAAATATCGAGCACCTGA
- a CDS encoding DUF4147 domain-containing protein produces the protein MLQEIVDGSIEAVKPSTLFERGFYLYGNRLDAFGKELDLDRYKNIKCIAIGKSAEAMTYEIEKKLGNNATGIIASPVEKHFEVKGFRFFKTGHPFPDRESVDAAGEIISSVSSCAEKDLLIFLISGGGSAAAFLPVSGVSLSEVNETLKLLFDNGFPIDKINLVRRHLSQVGGGKLAALSPESEKMSLIISDVIGDDLPSIASGLSIEDPTTPIDAFAFLEGSGLMDRVPKSIPQILLETGKSYSKVNLKNNYVKIIASNVDAMSAAQNAGIKEGFSALVLTRFLDLNTQSAADLLVSIARSIGLEGKRDPTLILLGGETTVKITGSGTGGRNQQLVLEALYKLAKLPIKLETLGNLIVFSFGTDGKDGNSDAAGAYASVDVLKRVENGPAVVEKYISENDSYSFFAKYGGLIMTGPTDTNVMDIMGIIAE, from the coding sequence TTGCTGCAAGAGATTGTAGACGGTTCAATTGAGGCAGTGAAGCCTTCGACTCTGTTTGAGCGGGGCTTTTACCTATACGGCAATAGACTTGACGCATTTGGTAAAGAGCTCGATCTGGATAGGTACAAAAACATAAAGTGCATTGCAATAGGAAAATCCGCCGAAGCCATGACGTATGAGATCGAGAAGAAACTTGGGAATAATGCCACCGGAATAATTGCATCACCGGTCGAGAAACATTTCGAAGTGAAAGGATTTCGATTCTTCAAGACGGGACATCCGTTTCCAGACAGGGAAAGTGTAGATGCCGCGGGAGAAATCATCAGCTCCGTTTCCTCGTGCGCCGAAAAAGACCTGCTGATTTTCTTGATATCCGGCGGCGGAAGCGCGGCGGCATTTCTTCCCGTAAGCGGGGTGAGTTTAAGTGAAGTAAATGAGACACTGAAACTCCTTTTCGATAACGGGTTTCCTATTGATAAAATAAATTTGGTGAGACGGCACCTTTCCCAAGTGGGGGGCGGAAAACTGGCGGCACTTTCGCCGGAGTCTGAAAAAATGTCCTTGATAATTTCAGATGTAATCGGAGATGATCTGCCGAGCATCGCGAGCGGACTGAGCATCGAGGATCCGACTACTCCAATCGACGCATTCGCTTTTCTTGAAGGAAGCGGCCTGATGGATAGAGTACCTAAATCGATCCCGCAAATTTTGTTGGAGACTGGCAAATCGTATTCGAAGGTTAATCTTAAAAACAATTATGTGAAAATAATCGCATCCAACGTCGATGCAATGAGCGCTGCGCAAAATGCCGGAATCAAGGAGGGCTTTAGTGCGCTCGTCTTGACTCGCTTCCTTGATTTGAACACGCAGAGCGCTGCCGATCTGCTGGTTTCAATCGCGCGTTCGATCGGGCTCGAAGGTAAGAGGGATCCTACACTTATACTTCTCGGAGGTGAGACAACCGTAAAGATCACCGGCTCGGGAACAGGAGGAAGAAACCAGCAACTTGTTCTCGAAGCCTTATATAAACTCGCTAAACTTCCAATCAAACTTGAGACGTTGGGCAATTTAATTGTTTTTTCCTTCGGTACGGATGGCAAGGATGGAAACAGCGATGCCGCCGGTGCATATGCTTCAGTTGATGTGCTGAAGAGAGTTGAAAATGGACCGGCGGTAGTCGAGAAATACATCTCGGAAAACGATTCATATTCATTCTTCGCAAAATATGGCGGCCTGATTATGACAGGTCCTACCGATACCAACGTCATGGATATAATGGGAATAATTGCGGAATGA
- the rlmD gene encoding 23S rRNA (uracil(1939)-C(5))-methyltransferase RlmD yields the protein MIAIDEVVELKIDSIALEGKAIAKIDGYVIFVSGGVPGDIVKAKVFKRKRDYAEAKVVEIVKPSSFRAVPRCRYFGICGGCKWQNLDYEEQIRFKRQQVIDVFERIGGLEIEVAKTIGAGEVYEYRNKLELTFSDNPFRILEHDTGEVALGFHSPGRYDKTIDVEHCHLADKNVNDVINWFRDAIAPDSKLRRELGLTIYNSEKHSGLLRFLTVRKSFATEELMVSLTVLEENGIIDGLASRLHDELRFVSTFASIVNSTRAQIASGRIWKTHFGSGYITDKIGNYSFRISPLSFFQTNTRQAEELYKVVKTNLNENMRIIFDLYSGTGSISLYLSALAEEICGFELVESAVRDANENADLNGVRNVKFIQTDLLDLFKGRDILENFSRQSLPMPGIIVLDPPRSGLHPKIAANIHLLGAKKIIYVSCNPATQARDAKEIVSKGYKPVRSQPVDMFPQTHHIENVLTLQKA from the coding sequence ATGATTGCGATTGACGAAGTCGTTGAGCTGAAAATCGATTCTATCGCGCTTGAAGGAAAAGCGATAGCAAAAATAGATGGCTATGTCATATTTGTTTCCGGCGGCGTTCCCGGCGACATTGTGAAAGCAAAGGTCTTCAAGCGCAAGCGAGATTATGCAGAAGCAAAGGTGGTTGAAATAGTAAAGCCTTCCTCATTCCGCGCCGTACCACGGTGTCGTTACTTCGGAATCTGCGGCGGCTGCAAATGGCAAAATCTTGATTATGAAGAACAAATCCGATTTAAGCGTCAGCAAGTGATCGATGTGTTCGAAAGAATCGGCGGCCTTGAAATTGAAGTGGCGAAAACTATCGGTGCGGGCGAAGTATATGAATACCGTAACAAGCTCGAGCTTACGTTCTCCGATAATCCGTTCAGGATACTGGAGCATGATACGGGCGAGGTCGCTCTCGGTTTTCATTCGCCGGGAAGGTATGATAAGACGATAGATGTCGAACATTGCCACCTTGCGGACAAAAATGTCAATGATGTGATAAACTGGTTCCGCGACGCGATCGCGCCGGATTCTAAACTGAGACGTGAACTCGGTCTAACGATTTATAATTCCGAGAAACATTCCGGGTTGCTCAGGTTTTTGACCGTAAGAAAATCATTTGCAACAGAAGAATTGATGGTTAGCCTGACCGTGTTGGAGGAAAATGGTATCATTGACGGACTTGCTTCGAGACTGCACGACGAGTTGCGGTTCGTCTCGACGTTTGCTTCGATTGTCAATTCGACTCGCGCGCAGATTGCTTCGGGGAGAATATGGAAGACGCATTTCGGAAGCGGTTACATCACCGACAAGATTGGGAATTATTCTTTCAGAATTTCTCCGCTTTCATTTTTTCAGACAAATACCCGTCAGGCTGAGGAACTCTACAAAGTTGTCAAAACGAATTTGAATGAGAATATGAGAATAATCTTCGATCTTTACAGTGGGACGGGAAGCATATCCTTGTATTTATCTGCGCTTGCGGAAGAAATCTGTGGATTTGAGCTCGTTGAATCAGCGGTGAGAGATGCGAACGAAAATGCAGACTTAAACGGAGTCAGAAACGTCAAGTTTATTCAAACAGACCTGCTCGATCTCTTCAAAGGAAGAGATATTCTAGAAAACTTCTCGAGGCAATCTCTTCCGATGCCCGGGATAATTGTTTTGGACCCGCCGCGAAGCGGACTGCATCCGAAAATAGCGGCGAATATTCATCTGCTCGGTGCGAAGAAAATTATCTACGTCAGTTGCAACCCGGCAACGCAGGCGAGAGATGCAAAAGAAATTGTCTCAAAGGGATATAAACCGGTAAGGTCACAGCCTGTCGACATGTTTCCCCAGACACACCATATTGAAAATGTTCTGACACTGCAAAAGGCTTAA
- a CDS encoding glycosyltransferase family 9 protein, which produces MKVFEFNIPDCRRFTGYKPCFPYKNCYDECANPDKPFGTKILIVNLDAMGDVLMTTAQLAPIKRKYPDSYIGWITLKSAAPLLHENPYIDDVFVWDAENWLILEQMRFDLVFNADKSRKSAALTMRLDAKKKLGFGLNENGQIIPLNKEASYNYLLGVDDYEKFRVNQQTGQDILAETFRLPYARDEYVLKLTDEETELTSWYKRSKGIHEHDVVVGFNTGCSDLYPNKKMTIAQHLQLIEMFSEDGGIKMLLLGGREDTERNRQIYSMATERNPELKTRLFNTPTTEGLRKGIVYENASDVVITGDSYGMHLAIALRKHVLVWFGLSCWTEIDLYDRGEKFIPQGLFCSPCWKKVCPYDLECIKMIDLEKIHSAAIHYAEKIRDEKGGRKAEKVRAN; this is translated from the coding sequence ATGAAAGTATTTGAATTCAATATCCCCGATTGCAGGAGGTTTACAGGTTACAAGCCATGCTTTCCGTACAAGAATTGTTACGACGAATGCGCGAATCCCGATAAACCGTTCGGGACAAAAATCCTGATCGTCAATCTGGATGCGATGGGCGATGTGCTGATGACAACAGCGCAGCTCGCGCCGATAAAAAGAAAATATCCGGACAGCTACATTGGCTGGATCACTCTGAAGTCGGCCGCTCCTCTTCTTCACGAGAATCCATATATCGATGATGTATTCGTCTGGGACGCGGAGAATTGGCTCATACTGGAGCAGATGAGATTCGACCTCGTATTTAATGCCGATAAGTCGCGGAAGTCAGCGGCCCTGACGATGAGACTGGACGCGAAAAAGAAATTGGGATTCGGATTAAATGAGAACGGGCAAATCATACCGCTCAACAAAGAAGCGAGCTACAACTATCTGTTAGGAGTAGACGATTATGAAAAATTCAGAGTCAACCAGCAAACGGGTCAGGATATTCTCGCTGAGACGTTTCGGCTTCCTTACGCCCGCGACGAATACGTTCTGAAGTTGACTGATGAAGAAACGGAACTGACATCATGGTACAAACGGTCAAAAGGTATACATGAACACGACGTCGTAGTCGGTTTCAATACTGGCTGTTCGGACCTTTATCCGAACAAGAAGATGACCATCGCACAGCATCTGCAGTTGATAGAAATGTTCTCCGAAGATGGGGGGATCAAAATGCTGCTCCTCGGCGGGCGCGAGGATACGGAACGCAACAGGCAAATTTATTCCATGGCGACCGAACGCAATCCCGAGCTGAAGACGCGCTTGTTCAATACGCCGACGACGGAAGGGCTTCGCAAGGGAATCGTCTATGAAAATGCCTCAGACGTGGTCATCACCGGCGACAGTTACGGGATGCATCTGGCGATTGCACTTAGAAAACATGTCCTGGTGTGGTTTGGATTGAGCTGCTGGACTGAAATCGATCTCTACGATCGCGGCGAAAAGTTTATTCCTCAGGGGCTCTTCTGCTCACCCTGTTGGAAAAAGGTCTGTCCTTATGACCTGGAGTGCATCAAGATGATCGATCTGGAGAAGATCCACTCAGCCGCGATTCACTATGCGGAAAAAATCAGAGATGAAAAAGGCGGACGTAAAGCAGAGAAAGTCCGAGCCAACTAA
- a CDS encoding glycosyltransferase family 9 protein — MKESDIDRSKIKRILIIKPRAIGDVLLSTAVLPNLRWEFPAAHIDFLVESFAASVLNGNPFIDQVVSFNAQTQSSVSIILRVRKNNYDLIIDLFANPRTAIITLCSGAKFRIGYPFKWRRFAYNILVPSRSGEHHNVEFNLDALRQIGIPIQQSQPLFYLDETSKLFGNKFLEEHDLHHGTFVTINIGGGWEIKRWKADQFIDLCLMIHDRLNLDVVILYGPSEKVEAEDISSSSNSILAPETSLHEMGAIMDESLLLITNDSGPMHIAAALDIPTLAIFGPTNPRSQGPYGNISEIARNEKLDCLECNLTKCPIGNPCMKELDAEIVYEKLTCLISKIRRGKPAESTPRFSKERKLDESI; from the coding sequence ATGAAAGAATCTGATATCGACAGATCAAAAATAAAAAGAATACTTATCATTAAGCCACGGGCGATAGGCGATGTGCTTCTTTCCACTGCCGTACTGCCAAACCTGAGATGGGAATTCCCCGCGGCTCATATCGACTTTCTGGTCGAGAGCTTTGCTGCATCCGTCTTGAACGGTAATCCATTCATAGACCAGGTTGTTTCCTTCAACGCGCAAACGCAATCTTCGGTGTCAATAATTTTGCGGGTCAGAAAAAATAATTACGATCTGATCATAGATCTTTTCGCAAACCCCCGCACGGCAATAATCACCTTGTGCAGCGGTGCGAAGTTCAGGATTGGCTACCCTTTCAAGTGGAGGAGGTTTGCTTATAATATTCTCGTGCCTTCAAGGAGCGGCGAGCACCATAATGTCGAGTTCAATTTGGACGCGCTTCGGCAAATCGGAATCCCGATCCAACAGTCCCAGCCTTTATTTTATCTTGATGAAACATCAAAGCTTTTTGGGAATAAATTTCTTGAAGAGCATGACCTTCATCATGGAACCTTCGTCACGATAAATATCGGCGGCGGCTGGGAAATCAAAAGGTGGAAGGCTGACCAATTCATCGACCTTTGCCTCATGATCCATGACAGACTGAATCTTGATGTGGTTATACTCTACGGACCGTCGGAGAAGGTTGAGGCAGAGGACATTTCCTCGTCCTCAAATTCCATCCTTGCCCCGGAGACTTCGCTTCACGAGATGGGGGCTATAATGGACGAATCGCTCCTTTTAATCACGAACGATTCCGGCCCGATGCACATAGCTGCAGCTTTAGATATTCCGACGCTTGCGATTTTCGGGCCCACCAACCCGCGCTCGCAGGGACCTTACGGAAACATTTCCGAAATCGCAAGGAATGAAAAGCTCGACTGTCTCGAATGCAACTTAACAAAATGCCCGATAGGAAACCCGTGCATGAAAGAGCTTGATGCCGAAATCGTCTATGAGAAATTAACATGCCTGATTTCAAAAATTAGGCGCGGTAAGCCGGCGGAAAGCACGCCCCGGTTTTCTAAGGAGAGGAAACTAGATGAAAGTATTTGA
- the porQ gene encoding type IX secretion system protein PorQ, whose product MGCAQNIINKGGLEKYDNRGYIYAMKILLFSVVLLMASSAFSQSAYDFLNIDVSAREASLAGSAMSRTDDPTGFYYNPAVSVGAKDRAVTFGFLKHVLDINAGYLFSTFQLQDEGYFGVGISYINYGSFTYLDNDDNAFGNFSAGDVALTLNYSNYLANNFSYGFNIRGIYSSIASYSSSAAAFDAGLYYDFPENLFGIGFSIVNVGTQVTKYRSTQETLPFDMRLGVSKQLEHLPLVLNLAFQHLGDPNLSATDKLRSFVIGGEFLLSENFHARIGYNNLEHQQMKIGLTSGIEGLSFGVGLNIMGYGFDYAYSSWGKIGGLHRVNVTTSF is encoded by the coding sequence ATGGGTTGCGCACAAAATATAATCAATAAAGGTGGTCTTGAAAAATACGACAACCGCGGCTACATTTATGCAATGAAAATTTTGTTGTTTTCGGTTGTTTTATTAATGGCAAGTTCCGCTTTCTCTCAGTCGGCCTACGATTTTCTTAACATCGATGTCAGTGCCCGAGAAGCGTCTCTGGCGGGAAGCGCGATGTCGCGAACGGATGATCCAACCGGATTCTATTATAATCCCGCGGTTTCTGTCGGAGCAAAAGACCGAGCAGTAACCTTCGGTTTTCTTAAACATGTCCTCGATATCAATGCGGGATATCTTTTCTCGACGTTCCAGCTTCAAGACGAGGGATATTTCGGAGTCGGCATCAGCTACATCAATTACGGCAGCTTTACTTACCTGGACAACGACGACAACGCATTCGGAAACTTCAGTGCCGGCGATGTCGCCTTGACATTGAATTATTCAAATTATCTCGCGAACAATTTCAGCTACGGATTTAACATAAGGGGTATCTATTCTTCGATAGCATCGTATTCTTCTTCGGCAGCGGCGTTTGATGCAGGCCTGTATTATGATTTCCCTGAGAATCTTTTTGGGATTGGCTTTTCAATCGTCAACGTCGGCACCCAAGTCACAAAATATCGGAGTACGCAGGAGACATTGCCTTTTGACATGCGGCTAGGTGTGTCAAAACAGCTTGAGCATTTACCCCTCGTTTTGAATTTGGCTTTCCAACATCTCGGCGATCCGAACCTGAGTGCGACGGACAAACTTCGCTCGTTCGTCATCGGAGGCGAGTTTTTGCTCTCTGAAAATTTCCACGCGCGGATCGGCTACAATAATCTTGAGCATCAGCAAATGAAGATCGGACTTACTTCAGGCATCGAGGGACTTTCTTTCGGCGTCGGATTGAATATCATGGGGTACGGTTTTGATTATGCGTATTCTTCGTGGGGAAAAATCGGCGGGCTGCACAGAGTGAATGTGACAACATCGTTTTAG
- a CDS encoding PASTA domain-containing protein yields the protein MNSRARFLLRILWSNLAKKFYIFLVIFMALFSLMNWYIMPWYVNDGGTVTVPDVAGLNEVEARHALDTLGLQFQLGGTKESKLPPNTVLSQNPEAGSVVKHGRRVYLVLSGGVERSSIPDLQGHTQREAQFMLERAGFRLGSVTSDSSSAFPQNVVMSQSIPPNTMAVSGTMVAIIVSSGPPVAGQVAIPDLVGRPLSEAQKIISNSGFILGKITFQPSTKLVPNTVLEQYPRSNEPAARGTHIDLFVSSIASQKQVKEN from the coding sequence ATGAACAGTCGAGCTCGTTTTTTGCTGAGAATATTATGGTCGAACCTTGCCAAGAAGTTCTACATTTTTCTTGTCATTTTTATGGCGCTGTTTTCATTGATGAACTGGTACATAATGCCATGGTACGTCAACGATGGAGGAACCGTAACGGTTCCGGATGTTGCCGGTTTGAATGAGGTGGAAGCGAGACATGCGCTCGATACTCTGGGGCTGCAATTCCAGCTTGGCGGAACAAAGGAGAGCAAGCTTCCCCCAAATACAGTATTATCACAGAATCCGGAGGCGGGCTCCGTAGTAAAACACGGGAGGCGCGTCTACCTGGTGTTGAGCGGCGGAGTGGAGAGGTCTTCAATCCCTGATTTGCAGGGGCATACACAGCGCGAGGCACAATTCATGCTCGAGAGGGCCGGGTTTAGATTGGGAAGCGTGACTTCTGATTCGTCAAGCGCGTTTCCTCAAAATGTAGTAATGTCGCAGTCGATTCCGCCGAACACCATGGCCGTTTCCGGCACAATGGTGGCAATAATAGTTTCAAGCGGGCCTCCGGTAGCCGGCCAAGTTGCCATACCGGATTTGGTGGGAAGGCCGTTGTCGGAAGCTCAGAAAATTATTTCTAATTCCGGTTTCATCCTCGGGAAGATTACTTTTCAGCCGAGCACGAAGTTGGTACCTAACACTGTGCTTGAACAGTATCCCCGCTCGAACGAACCCGCGGCCAGAGGAACTCATATTGATTTGTTCGTCTCATCCATTGCAAGCCAGAAACAAGTCAAGGAGAATTGA
- the rpe gene encoding ribulose-phosphate 3-epimerase: MGTNSTKVAPSILAADFTKLGEQIRLAEKGGADWIHIDVMDGHFVPNLTFGPMIVSTVNQLTDKTLDVHLMIENPDFFLEDFVKAGADRLVVHYEAVVHLNNIINRIKKLGAKAGVAINPSTPIDVLKEIISDADQILVMSVNPGFGGQRFIESSYRRLSEVKALVPKGKEVYIEVDGGVAPENASQLVRAGANVLIAGTSVFKSEDIPGAVRKLKAAQ; encoded by the coding sequence TTGGGAACGAACTCGACAAAAGTTGCACCCTCGATTCTCGCCGCCGATTTCACGAAACTCGGAGAGCAGATTCGTCTTGCTGAAAAAGGCGGGGCGGACTGGATTCACATTGATGTAATGGACGGCCACTTCGTTCCAAATTTGACTTTCGGACCGATGATCGTTTCGACCGTAAACCAGCTTACGGACAAAACCCTCGATGTGCACTTGATGATTGAGAATCCTGATTTCTTTCTGGAGGATTTCGTAAAGGCCGGGGCTGACCGGCTCGTCGTCCACTATGAAGCTGTCGTTCACTTAAACAACATCATCAACAGGATAAAGAAGCTTGGAGCAAAAGCGGGAGTTGCAATCAACCCTTCGACGCCAATTGATGTCCTGAAGGAGATCATCAGCGATGCCGATCAGATCCTTGTGATGTCGGTGAATCCGGGGTTTGGAGGGCAGAGGTTTATAGAGAGTTCATATCGAAGATTATCGGAAGTCAAGGCTCTTGTGCCGAAGGGGAAGGAAGTTTATATCGAAGTCGACGGTGGAGTTGCTCCGGAGAATGCTTCGCAGCTCGTGAGGGCGGGGGCAAACGTACTGATCGCGGGTACATCAGTCTTCAAATCAGAAGATATTCCGGGCGCAGTAAGAAAACTAAAAGCGGCTCAGTAA